The following are encoded together in the Haloarcula rubripromontorii genome:
- a CDS encoding ATPase: MNLLVAGSDRVDAGKTTFSVGLLERTSAQGFKPRAGNNYWFDHDDYQRATTDGRLYGKDAKRLAAASPGDTVPEEINPIHRLWHPSPGAETGLLGKENQQFVVDRVGRPSSETGVEYVVNGTVDLPDSVADRLPLADAPRVTSVADFNDLMRVMHVEALDSLAADIESADRAVVESYGDVARPLSGIEPDAVAVVEPGRARIYDGERYAKACQIATGGPGDGQLEERVPNVVDLIEQVAAVRLPALDSEQRSDPAAVADAYDHAYDALLACAFD, encoded by the coding sequence ATGAATCTCCTTGTCGCCGGCAGCGACCGCGTCGACGCGGGCAAGACCACGTTCAGCGTCGGCCTGCTGGAACGGACCAGCGCCCAGGGGTTCAAGCCCAGGGCGGGCAACAACTACTGGTTCGACCACGACGACTATCAGCGAGCGACGACCGACGGGCGGCTGTACGGCAAGGACGCCAAGCGCCTCGCGGCCGCGTCCCCGGGCGACACGGTCCCCGAGGAGATCAACCCGATTCACCGCCTGTGGCATCCCTCGCCGGGGGCGGAAACTGGCCTCCTCGGCAAGGAGAACCAGCAGTTCGTCGTCGACCGGGTCGGTCGCCCGAGTTCCGAGACGGGCGTCGAGTACGTCGTCAACGGGACCGTCGACCTGCCCGACTCCGTCGCCGACCGGCTCCCGCTGGCCGACGCGCCGCGGGTCACCTCGGTGGCCGATTTCAACGACCTGATGCGCGTGATGCACGTCGAAGCACTGGACTCCCTCGCAGCAGATATCGAGTCGGCCGACCGGGCGGTCGTCGAGTCCTACGGCGACGTGGCCCGGCCGCTGTCAGGTATCGAACCCGACGCCGTGGCCGTCGTCGAACCGGGCCGAGCGCGTATCTACGACGGCGAGCGGTACGCCAAGGCCTGTCAGATTGCCACCGGCGGCCCCGGCGACGGCCAGCTGGAGGAACGGGTGCCGAACGTTGTCGACCTCATCGAGCAGGTCGCGGCAGTACGGCTACCCGCGCTCGACAGCGAACAGCGCAGTGACCCGGCGGCCGTCGCCGATGCCTACGACCACGCCTACGACGCGCTGCTGGCCTGTGCGTTCGACTGA
- a CDS encoding MBL fold metallo-hydrolase, producing the protein MIQNLARGQQAFTSNVFLVTGDRTVLVDVGNEFDVVSSVQERVDDIDAIAVTHTHYDHVENLDSVVDAFDVPVYGYDTEQDGIEHAIDDNETIQLGDHDYRALHTPGHKNDHLCFYSADAGVLFAGDLVFANGSFGRTDLDEGDRDLLVESIDRVLSVVDEDLGEMHTGHGPSVTDAPYQDIELALQAAKF; encoded by the coding sequence ATGATTCAAAATCTCGCCCGTGGGCAACAGGCCTTCACCAGCAACGTGTTCCTCGTCACCGGAGACCGAACGGTTCTGGTCGATGTCGGGAACGAGTTCGACGTGGTGTCGTCTGTCCAAGAGCGCGTCGACGATATCGACGCCATTGCTGTCACCCACACCCACTACGATCACGTCGAGAACCTCGACAGCGTCGTCGACGCGTTCGACGTGCCGGTGTACGGCTACGACACGGAGCAAGACGGCATCGAGCACGCTATCGACGACAACGAGACGATACAGCTCGGTGACCACGACTACCGGGCGCTGCACACGCCCGGCCACAAGAACGACCACCTCTGCTTTTACTCGGCCGACGCCGGCGTCCTGTTCGCCGGCGACCTCGTCTTCGCCAACGGGAGCTTCGGCCGGACCGACCTCGACGAAGGGGACCGGGACCTGCTCGTCGAGAGCATCGACCGGGTGCTGTCGGTTGTCGACGAGGACCTAGGGGAGATGCACACCGGCCACGGACCGAGCGTTACCGACGCGCCGTATCAGGACATCGAACTGGCGCTGCAAGCCGCGAAGTTCTGA
- a CDS encoding response regulator transcription factor produces MSDSDLPVVLIVEDEPDVAETYKLWLQQEYEVRMAQNGDEGLEQLDADVDVVLLDRMMPGLSGDEVLERIRERNLGCRVAMVTAVEPDFDILEMGFDAYLSKPIRSEQLHETVDNLLDRSEYDSLLQEYYALVEKQATLEATKSSAELAESDQYDELTQKVAEMRDDLSDTLGGIEDDSDFIATLRGLSNDEDN; encoded by the coding sequence ATGTCAGATTCGGACCTACCTGTAGTGCTTATCGTCGAAGACGAACCAGACGTTGCCGAGACGTACAAACTGTGGCTGCAACAGGAGTACGAGGTCCGCATGGCACAGAACGGCGACGAGGGCCTAGAGCAACTGGACGCGGATGTCGACGTCGTCTTGCTCGACCGGATGATGCCCGGACTCTCGGGGGACGAAGTGCTGGAGCGCATTCGGGAACGTAATCTGGGCTGTCGGGTGGCGATGGTCACCGCCGTCGAGCCGGACTTCGATATTCTGGAGATGGGCTTTGACGCATATCTCTCGAAGCCGATCCGGAGCGAACAGCTCCACGAAACGGTCGACAATCTGCTGGACCGCTCCGAGTACGACTCCCTGCTACAGGAGTACTACGCGCTCGTCGAGAAGCAGGCAACGCTCGAAGCGACGAAGTCGAGCGCGGAACTGGCGGAGAGCGACCAGTACGACGAACTGACACAGAAAGTCGCGGAGATGCGAGACGATCTCTCGGATACACTCGGTGGCATCGAAGACGACTCCGATTTCATCGCAACGCTTCGCGGACTGAGCAACGATGAAGACAACTGA
- a CDS encoding RAD55 family ATPase, translating into MYDLTSVLEFDALSEVRPGSSILISGPAMSGKDRLAYDILADGLREGDGAVVVTTGDGAGSVIEEFRSLVPDLDDSQLGVIDCRGEGGTDEEAIGNAHAHHVSSPGDLTGIGIGITKALEGLHNAGNEQGRLALVSLSTMLTYTDKKTVFKFCHVLSSRLDSAGYIGVFTIDSGAHDDQTLQVIKQAFDGMIDVRDAEGGGREARVLGLAGEPTDWQDI; encoded by the coding sequence ATGTATGATCTCACCTCAGTACTAGAGTTCGATGCGCTCAGTGAGGTCCGGCCAGGATCCAGTATCCTGATCTCCGGCCCGGCAATGAGCGGGAAGGACCGGCTTGCATACGATATTCTCGCCGACGGTCTACGCGAGGGGGACGGCGCGGTGGTCGTGACGACCGGTGACGGCGCAGGCAGCGTCATCGAGGAGTTCCGGTCCCTCGTTCCCGACCTCGACGACTCCCAGCTCGGTGTCATCGACTGTCGCGGCGAGGGTGGCACGGACGAGGAGGCAATCGGCAACGCCCACGCACACCACGTCTCTTCGCCCGGGGACCTCACGGGCATTGGTATCGGCATCACGAAGGCGCTAGAGGGGCTGCACAACGCCGGCAACGAGCAAGGTCGACTGGCCCTCGTCTCGCTGTCGACGATGTTGACCTACACGGACAAGAAGACCGTCTTCAAGTTCTGTCACGTGCTGTCCTCGCGGCTGGACTCCGCGGGCTACATCGGTGTGTTCACCATCGACTCGGGCGCCCATGACGACCAGACCCTGCAGGTCATCAAGCAGGCGTTCGACGGGATGATCGACGTGCGCGACGCCGAGGGTGGCGGCCGAGAGGCCCGCGTGCTTGGCCTCGCCGGCGAGCCGACCGACTGGCAGGACATCTGA
- the thyX gene encoding FAD-dependent thymidylate synthase produces the protein MDVKLLEATDDPEDLICKAARNDYSDTSVGSQSFEATMAEVDGDTLDDKKETLIGHLLDHGHFGPFEHAQATFAVEGVSRSCMAQITRHRHVSFDVQSMRYVSFDDVDPEAVREGELVVTPPSATDPDWIGRNQQKASVSDEEFEKRTEVFKDTIEQAVESYQELLELGMPPEDARFVLPIGTKVNIVMSMNARMLMHVADMRAAADAQWEIREMTEEMLDLAADWCPKTFEYYEREMKGRKNRLAP, from the coding sequence ATGGACGTAAAGCTGCTCGAAGCGACAGACGACCCCGAGGATCTCATCTGCAAGGCAGCACGCAACGACTACAGCGACACCTCCGTCGGCAGCCAGTCGTTCGAAGCGACGATGGCTGAGGTCGACGGGGATACCCTCGACGACAAAAAGGAGACGCTCATCGGGCATCTGCTCGACCACGGCCACTTCGGTCCCTTCGAACACGCGCAGGCCACTTTCGCCGTCGAAGGCGTCTCCCGCTCCTGTATGGCTCAGATCACCCGGCACCGACACGTCTCCTTCGACGTGCAGTCGATGCGGTACGTCTCCTTCGACGACGTGGACCCCGAAGCCGTCCGGGAGGGCGAACTGGTCGTGACGCCACCGTCCGCGACGGACCCGGACTGGATCGGCCGGAACCAGCAGAAAGCGAGCGTCTCCGACGAGGAGTTCGAGAAGCGCACGGAGGTATTCAAAGACACCATCGAGCAGGCGGTCGAGTCGTATCAGGAACTGCTCGAACTCGGAATGCCGCCGGAGGACGCCCGGTTCGTGCTGCCGATCGGTACCAAGGTGAACATCGTGATGTCGATGAACGCCCGGATGCTGATGCACGTCGCGGATATGCGAGCCGCGGCGGACGCACAGTGGGAAATCCGGGAGATGACAGAGGAGATGCTTGACCTGGCGGCCGACTGGTGTCCCAAGACCTTCGAGTACTACGAACGGGAGATGAAGGGACGCAAGAACCGGCTCGCACCCTGA
- a CDS encoding DUF7556 family protein, translating to MSYEVERPTRRSGTASDVMCAVDDVDGQQRFVIADIAHDDTWISMVADETCTLTAWR from the coding sequence GTGTCTTACGAGGTTGAACGTCCCACCCGTCGGTCGGGAACTGCGTCTGATGTGATGTGTGCTGTCGACGATGTCGACGGCCAGCAGCGGTTCGTCATCGCCGATATTGCCCACGATGACACCTGGATTTCGATGGTAGCGGACGAGACCTGTACACTTACAGCCTGGCGATAG
- a CDS encoding translation initiation factor IF-2 subunit beta, whose translation MEYDDMLDRAMEETPEIDGTSERFEVPDPDVRQEGNVTVYENFQSTCSRLGREDDHVMKFLQNDLGTSGHIDESGRARLTGEFDADRIEASIDEYVDEFVLCSECGLPDTQLEREQGALLLRCEACGARSATSE comes from the coding sequence ATGGAATACGACGATATGCTTGACCGGGCGATGGAGGAAACGCCCGAGATCGACGGCACAAGTGAACGGTTCGAGGTCCCGGACCCGGATGTCCGACAGGAAGGGAACGTCACCGTCTACGAGAACTTCCAGTCGACGTGTTCCCGGCTCGGACGCGAGGACGACCACGTGATGAAGTTCCTCCAGAACGACCTCGGGACGAGCGGCCACATCGACGAGAGCGGTCGGGCACGCCTAACCGGCGAGTTCGACGCCGACCGTATCGAAGCGTCCATCGACGAGTACGTCGACGAGTTCGTCCTCTGCTCGGAGTGTGGACTGCCGGACACGCAACTGGAACGGGAACAGGGTGCGCTGTTGCTCCGCTGTGAGGCGTGTGGCGCACGCTCGGCGACGAGCGAGTAG
- a CDS encoding DUF7836 family putative zinc-binding protein, which produces MEEAYVRLLCPECKKDWESTPTDLPRHDTTFHCPNCHASHRLAVFTRTENDLQTLKGLQ; this is translated from the coding sequence ATGGAAGAAGCGTACGTGCGATTGCTCTGTCCCGAGTGTAAGAAAGACTGGGAGTCGACGCCGACAGATTTGCCGCGACACGACACGACGTTCCACTGCCCGAACTGTCACGCGAGCCATCGGCTCGCTGTTTTTACCCGCACGGAAAACGACTTGCAGACGCTGAAAGGACTGCAGTAA
- a CDS encoding transcription initiation factor IIB — MSESTTRTSTRERDEKISEPTEQEAVETCPECSGNVVTDAEHGETVCEDCGLVIEEDEIDRGPEWRAFNSAEKDRKSRVGAPTTNMMHDKGLSTNIGWQNKDAYGRSLSSEQRQKMQRLRTWNERFRTRDSKERNLKQALGEIDRMASALGLPQNVRETASVIYRRALGDDLLPGRSIEGVATSALYAAARMAGNPRSLDEMARVSRVEKMELTRTYRYIVRELSLEVQPADPEHYLPRFISDLDLSEETQRQARDLVEGARQSGMLSGKSPVGIAAAAVYAAALLTNEKVTQSQVSDVADISEVTIRNRYKELLEAEDLPA; from the coding sequence ATGAGTGAATCAACAACGCGGACAAGCACACGAGAACGAGACGAGAAAATAAGCGAACCGACGGAACAGGAGGCTGTAGAGACCTGTCCCGAATGCAGTGGCAACGTCGTTACCGACGCCGAGCACGGCGAAACAGTCTGTGAAGACTGTGGACTGGTCATCGAAGAGGACGAGATTGACCGCGGACCGGAATGGCGGGCGTTCAACTCCGCCGAGAAGGATCGCAAGTCCCGCGTCGGCGCGCCGACGACGAACATGATGCACGATAAGGGCCTCTCGACGAACATCGGCTGGCAGAACAAGGACGCGTATGGCCGCTCCCTCTCCAGCGAACAGCGCCAGAAGATGCAACGGCTCCGCACCTGGAACGAGCGGTTCCGGACCCGCGACTCCAAGGAGCGCAACCTCAAGCAGGCGCTTGGCGAAATCGACCGGATGGCCTCTGCACTGGGGCTTCCCCAGAACGTCCGCGAGACGGCCAGCGTCATCTACCGCCGAGCGCTCGGTGACGACCTGCTCCCGGGCCGTTCCATCGAGGGCGTCGCCACGTCCGCGCTGTACGCGGCCGCTCGCATGGCCGGCAACCCCCGGTCGCTCGACGAGATGGCCCGCGTCTCCCGCGTCGAAAAGATGGAGCTCACACGGACCTACCGCTATATCGTCCGGGAACTCAGCCTCGAAGTCCAGCCAGCGGACCCGGAACACTACCTTCCGCGGTTCATCTCGGATCTCGACCTCTCGGAGGAGACCCAACGGCAGGCCCGCGACCTCGTCGAAGGCGCTCGTCAGTCCGGGATGCTTTCCGGCAAGTCGCCGGTCGGCATCGCCGCTGCGGCCGTCTACGCCGCTGCGTTGCTGACAAACGAGAAAGTCACACAGAGTCAGGTCAGCGATGTCGCCGACATCTCCGAAGTGACGATCCGAAACCGATACAAGGAACTCCTCGAAGCCGAGGACCTCCCGGCCTGA
- a CDS encoding ArsR/SmtB family transcription factor has protein sequence MEGVLWYVLSGTRGGPNRARILKALKRRPRNANQLAEDLDLDYKTVRHHLDVLLDNGVVDNTGGDYGSVYTLTDRTEQYWDTIEEIIAEIE, from the coding sequence ATGGAGGGTGTCCTCTGGTATGTTCTTTCCGGGACCCGTGGGGGGCCAAACAGAGCCCGTATCCTCAAGGCCCTCAAGCGGCGGCCCCGGAATGCCAATCAACTCGCGGAGGACCTCGACCTCGACTACAAGACTGTCCGACATCACCTCGACGTGTTGTTGGACAATGGCGTCGTCGACAACACCGGCGGCGACTACGGCTCCGTCTACACGCTGACGGACAGGACCGAACAGTACTGGGACACCATCGAAGAAATCATTGCGGAGATCGAGTGA
- a CDS encoding fasciclin domain-containing protein — protein sequence MKRTRRGILRSIGAGTAVAVGCVGAASAAPPRDGETIADIASNDDRFTILVEALSEAGLVATLDGNRQLTVFAPTNTAFENLLRVLGISKDKLLERDDLAEILTYHVAPGRRDAESVTTSDQVPTLNGAQIDVDGTVLNGGQAAIAQTNIEASNGYIHAINGDNVDGTGVLLP from the coding sequence ATGAAACGGACCAGACGCGGTATCCTACGGAGTATCGGTGCCGGAACAGCAGTCGCAGTCGGGTGCGTCGGTGCCGCGAGTGCCGCGCCGCCGAGAGACGGCGAGACAATTGCCGACATTGCCTCGAATGACGACCGATTCACGATTTTGGTTGAGGCACTGAGCGAAGCAGGCCTTGTGGCGACACTCGACGGAAACAGACAACTGACCGTGTTTGCGCCGACCAATACGGCGTTCGAAAACTTGCTGCGCGTCTTAGGTATTAGCAAGGACAAACTCTTGGAACGAGACGACCTCGCCGAAATCCTCACGTACCACGTGGCACCGGGCCGTCGCGACGCCGAGTCAGTCACTACCTCCGACCAGGTGCCGACACTCAACGGAGCGCAAATAGATGTGGACGGGACCGTCCTCAACGGCGGCCAGGCGGCCATCGCCCAAACGAACATCGAAGCCTCGAACGGATACATTCACGCCATCAACGGCGACAACGTCGATGGCACCGGTGTCTTGCTTCCATAG
- a CDS encoding DUF357 domain-containing protein: MAADLEEKTDRYEGLLAEALDAASVAPPDGTPMYDAALECEEMASSYLEDGRHFRDDDDLVNALASFSYGHAWLDAGARIGLFDVPTEGHLFTV, encoded by the coding sequence ATGGCCGCCGATCTCGAAGAGAAGACCGACCGGTACGAGGGACTGCTTGCCGAAGCACTTGACGCGGCATCAGTCGCCCCTCCAGACGGAACGCCGATGTACGACGCCGCTCTGGAGTGCGAGGAGATGGCGTCGTCGTATCTTGAAGATGGGCGTCACTTTCGAGACGACGACGACCTCGTGAACGCGCTGGCGTCGTTTTCGTACGGGCACGCGTGGCTGGACGCGGGCGCACGCATCGGGCTTTTCGATGTGCCGACCGAGGGTCACCTATTCACTGTCTGA
- a CDS encoding NAD(P)/FAD-dependent oxidoreductase produces the protein MTESVEHRRLIVAGTGAAGLTAAIYAARSNNDPLVLEGDEPGGQLTLTSEVENFPGFPEGLSGPDLINNMKEQAQRFGAELEHGIVADIDDSERPFRVELSNGDVYTCDAFIAASGASARTLGVPGEDELMGYGVSTCATCDGAFFRGEDMLVVGGGDAAMEEAHFLTKFADTVYIAHRREEFRAEDYWIDRVQQKVDAGEIEIMRNTELLEMHGSPEDGVDHVTLARNDEGYPSEKLDDDGTETFDFDVGAVFIAIGHTPNTDYLEDTGVELDDTGYIQTHGGTGGDQTATDVDGIFGAGDVVDYHYQQAVTAAGMGCKAAIDADEYLEAQAEAAAEAESEAAAEADD, from the coding sequence ATGACAGAATCGGTCGAACACCGACGACTCATCGTCGCTGGCACGGGCGCAGCAGGACTGACAGCGGCCATCTACGCCGCCAGAAGCAACAACGACCCACTCGTTCTAGAAGGCGATGAACCGGGCGGGCAGCTCACGCTGACCAGCGAAGTCGAGAACTTCCCCGGCTTCCCCGAGGGTCTCTCCGGTCCAGACCTTATCAACAACATGAAAGAGCAGGCCCAGCGCTTCGGCGCTGAACTCGAACACGGTATCGTCGCCGACATCGACGACAGCGAACGGCCGTTCCGCGTGGAACTGTCGAACGGCGACGTCTACACCTGCGACGCCTTCATCGCCGCCTCCGGAGCCAGCGCCCGGACGCTGGGCGTTCCCGGCGAGGACGAACTGATGGGCTATGGTGTCTCGACGTGTGCGACCTGTGACGGCGCGTTCTTCCGCGGCGAGGACATGCTCGTCGTCGGCGGCGGCGACGCGGCCATGGAGGAGGCCCACTTCCTCACGAAGTTCGCCGACACCGTCTACATCGCACACCGCCGCGAGGAGTTCCGCGCCGAGGACTACTGGATCGACCGCGTCCAGCAGAAAGTCGACGCGGGCGAAATCGAGATCATGCGGAACACCGAACTGCTGGAAATGCATGGCTCCCCCGAGGACGGGGTTGACCACGTCACCCTCGCACGGAACGACGAGGGCTATCCCAGCGAGAAGCTCGACGACGACGGGACCGAAACCTTCGACTTCGATGTGGGCGCTGTCTTCATCGCTATCGGCCACACGCCGAACACCGACTATCTCGAAGACACCGGCGTCGAACTGGACGACACCGGCTACATCCAGACCCACGGCGGCACCGGCGGCGACCAGACCGCCACCGACGTCGACGGAATCTTCGGTGCTGGCGACGTGGTCGACTACCACTACCAGCAGGCCGTCACCGCGGCCGGGATGGGCTGTAAGGCCGCCATCGACGCCGACGAGTACCTCGAAGCACAGGCCGAGGCCGCCGCCGAGGCGGAGTCCGAAGCCGCTGCGGAAGCCGACGACTAG
- a CDS encoding DUF7545 family protein, whose product MATDTVTLTIDDGEETDELTVPSELVDILRESPEETDPQVVGDIAMFGMTQRIHSAVHHAQGEPDEQIVALEEETSELFEERFGQSFAELTGHDH is encoded by the coding sequence ATGGCAACCGACACTGTCACGCTGACTATCGACGACGGCGAGGAGACCGACGAACTCACAGTTCCGAGCGAACTCGTGGATATCCTCCGAGAGTCGCCCGAGGAGACGGACCCGCAGGTCGTCGGCGACATTGCAATGTTCGGCATGACCCAGCGGATTCACAGCGCTGTCCACCACGCGCAGGGCGAGCCGGACGAGCAGATCGTCGCGCTCGAAGAGGAAACCAGCGAGCTGTTCGAGGAGCGCTTCGGCCAGTCCTTCGCCGAACTGACCGGCCACGACCACTAA
- a CDS encoding 2,5-diamino-6-(ribosylamino)-4(3H)-pyrimidinone 5'-phosphate reductase, with protein sequence MHVVVNAAMSVDGKLSSRRREQIAISGPDDFDRVDQLRADSDAVMVGVGTILADDPSLTIDDPDRRAARVERGDPENPARVVADSRIRTPPDATVLDDRAQTYLLVSEAAPPDFIEEMEDAGAYVIAAGEDRVDLTTTLAKLEGDGIDQLMVEGGGELIFGLLEEALVDDLFVYVGPKVIGGRDAPTLADGDGFIEDFPEPELADVQRLDDGVVLHWQF encoded by the coding sequence ATGCACGTCGTCGTCAACGCCGCCATGAGTGTCGACGGGAAGCTCTCCTCCCGCCGCCGCGAACAGATCGCCATCTCCGGCCCGGACGATTTCGACCGCGTCGACCAGCTTCGGGCCGACAGCGACGCCGTGATGGTCGGTGTCGGCACGATTCTCGCCGACGACCCCTCACTGACTATCGATGACCCCGACCGCCGCGCCGCCCGGGTCGAGCGTGGCGACCCGGAGAACCCCGCGCGCGTCGTCGCCGACTCCCGCATCCGAACGCCACCGGACGCAACGGTGCTTGACGACCGCGCCCAGACCTACCTCCTCGTCAGCGAAGCCGCGCCGCCGGACTTCATCGAGGAGATGGAAGACGCTGGCGCGTACGTTATCGCCGCTGGCGAGGACCGTGTCGACCTCACGACGACGCTCGCGAAGCTTGAAGGCGACGGCATCGACCAGCTCATGGTCGAAGGCGGCGGCGAACTCATCTTCGGCCTGCTTGAGGAGGCGCTGGTCGACGACCTGTTCGTCTACGTCGGTCCGAAGGTCATCGGCGGCCGGGACGCGCCGACGCTGGCCGACGGCGACGGCTTCATCGAGGACTTCCCGGAGCCGGAGCTGGCCGACGTCCAGCGGCTTGACGACGGAGTGGTACTACACTGGCAATTCTGA
- a CDS encoding Single-stranded DNA binding protein, whose amino-acid sequence MSLEDHAEELASDLGVDKEEVTRDLKNLVNYSVPMDEAKQSLRRKYGDGSSGGDATPSSKAISEVSTDDSNVTVTAVVLTSGRRSIQYNGEQHVIREGELADETGKISYTAWDGFSGDLEPGQTVRLGNAGVREWDGQPELNLGDSTDPEVVDETLDIDYDVGGRAALQDLAPGDRGISAEVQVLECEQKVIDGRDGETTILSGVLGDESGRLPFTDWEPHDEIEEGASVRLDETFVREFRGAPSVNVSEFSTVTALDRTVEVAEDAPRLSIREAVESGGLFDVELAGNVIEVRDGSGLIERCPECGRVIQNGQCRSHGAVEGEDDLRTKAILDDGTATVTAVLDAELTARVYGGDLDDAREHARDAMDKEVVADRISDRIVGREFVVRGSLSVDEYGANLTASTFTEADDDPAARAQTLLQEADT is encoded by the coding sequence ATGTCTCTCGAAGACCATGCCGAGGAGCTCGCCTCCGACCTCGGTGTTGACAAAGAGGAGGTCACACGCGACCTAAAGAACCTCGTGAACTACTCCGTCCCCATGGACGAGGCCAAGCAGAGCCTCAGGCGGAAGTACGGCGACGGCAGCTCGGGCGGCGACGCCACGCCGTCGAGCAAGGCCATCAGCGAGGTCTCGACCGACGACTCGAACGTGACGGTCACCGCCGTGGTGCTCACGTCGGGTCGCCGGTCCATCCAGTACAACGGGGAACAGCACGTCATCCGCGAGGGCGAACTCGCCGACGAGACGGGGAAGATATCCTACACCGCGTGGGACGGTTTCTCCGGCGATCTCGAACCCGGCCAGACGGTCCGGCTCGGAAACGCTGGTGTCCGCGAGTGGGACGGCCAGCCGGAACTCAATCTGGGTGACAGCACCGACCCCGAGGTCGTCGACGAAACCCTCGACATCGACTACGATGTCGGCGGCCGCGCTGCGCTGCAGGACCTCGCACCGGGCGACCGCGGCATCAGTGCCGAGGTGCAAGTGCTGGAGTGCGAGCAGAAAGTTATCGACGGCCGCGACGGCGAGACGACGATTCTCAGCGGCGTCCTCGGCGACGAGAGCGGCCGGCTCCCGTTCACCGACTGGGAGCCCCACGACGAAATCGAAGAAGGGGCGTCCGTGCGCTTAGACGAGACGTTTGTCCGTGAGTTCCGCGGCGCGCCATCGGTGAACGTCTCCGAGTTCTCGACCGTGACCGCGCTGGACCGCACGGTCGAGGTGGCCGAAGACGCACCGCGGCTGTCCATCCGCGAGGCCGTCGAGAGCGGCGGCCTGTTCGACGTGGAACTGGCTGGCAACGTCATCGAGGTCCGGGACGGCTCTGGCCTCATCGAGCGGTGCCCGGAGTGTGGCCGTGTCATCCAGAACGGCCAGTGTCGCTCCCACGGCGCGGTCGAGGGCGAGGACGACCTGCGGACGAAGGCGATTCTCGACGACGGGACCGCCACCGTCACCGCGGTGCTTGACGCCGAACTGACCGCCAGAGTCTACGGCGGTGACCTCGACGACGCCCGCGAGCACGCCCGCGACGCCATGGACAAGGAAGTCGTCGCCGACCGCATCAGCGATCGCATCGTCGGCCGCGAGTTCGTCGTCCGCGGGTCGCTGTCGGTCGACGAGTACGGCGCGAACCTCACCGCCTCGACATTTACCGAGGCAGACGACGACCCGGCAGCGCGTGCGCAGACCCTTCTACAGGAGGCAGACACATGA